Proteins from one Triticum aestivum cultivar Chinese Spring chromosome 7A, IWGSC CS RefSeq v2.1, whole genome shotgun sequence genomic window:
- the LOC123150356 gene encoding 16.9 kDa class I heat shock protein 2, with protein sequence MQALWSAIKLPRRKRSCHHKQPGSISVSWDIVPTKHPPCVSAMSLMPWFGGGRGGMDPFSSDLWDPFSSDLWDPFGASWPLDAGRRGGEGGSRDDATAMARTNIDWHENDKEHIFSAEIPGVRKEHVKVEVEDGNVLKISGEKTREEEHKGDAWNRVERSFGSFMRRFRLPENAKADGIRCTMQDGVLRVVVPKDEQAQKQRNVRSIDIA encoded by the exons ATGCAAGCGCTTTGGAGTGCTATAAAACTGCCCAGGAGAAAGCGCTCTTGCCACCACAAACAGCCTGGTAGCATATCCGTCTCGTGGGACATAGTGCCAACCAAACACCCACCGTGCGTGTCAGCCATGTCGCTTATGCCTTGGTTCGGCGGTGGCCGGGGAGGGATGGACCCCTTCTCCTCCGACCTCTGGGACCCCTTCTCCTCCGACCTCTGGGACCCCTTCGGCGCTTCCTGGCCCTTGGACGCCGGCCGCCGAGGCGGCGAAGGCGGCAGCCGCGACGACGCCACCGCCATGGCTCGCACCAACATTGACTGGCACGAGAACGACAAGGAGCACATCTTCTCCGCGGAGATACCCG GGGTGAGGAAGGAGCACGTgaaggtggaggtggaggacggcaACGTGCTCAAGATCAGCGGGGAGAAGACGCGGGAGGAGGAGCACAAGGGCGACGCGTGGAACCGCGTGGAGCGCAGCTTCGGGTCCTTCATGCGCCGGTTCCGCCTGCCGGAGAACGCCAAGGCGGACGGCATCCGGTGCACCATGCAGGACGGCGTGCTCAGGGTCGTCGTGCCCAAGGACGAGCAAGCCCAGAAGCAGCGCAACGTCCGCTCCATCGACATCGCCTAA